The window CGCGCGTCGTTGCTCCACGGCCGCAGCGCGGCCGTCAACGCGCCGCGACGCTCGCTATAGGCCCGCTTGGTCCGCCGGAGGTGGCGGATGTAGTGGCCGTCGCGCATGAACTCCGCGGTGGAAAGCTGCACGGCCGGTCCGGGAGCAGGGGCAAGGCATGTCGCGACATCGGCGAACTGCGTTGCCAATTGCTCGGGCGCAACCAGGAAGCCGAGCCGAAGCGTCGGCGAGATCGTCTTGCTGAAGGAGCCGAGGTGGATCACGCGGCCGGCGCGGTCGAGCGAGGCCAGCGCGGGCGCGGCGCGGCCATCGAGCTGCAACTCGCCGAGATAGTCGTCCTCGATGATCCAGGCGCCGGTTTGCGCGGCCCAATCGAGCAGTTGCGCGCGACGCTGGGCTGACAGCGGCGGGCCGAGCGGCGCCTGCTGTCCCGGCGTCACGACCGCGAGCGCCGCGTCGGGGGCGTGCTTGAGGCCGTACTCGACATCGATACCGTCGCCGACGACAGGGATCGGGACCAGCTCCAGCCGGGCGAGCTCGAGCCCCTTTCGGGTCAATGGAAATCCCGGATCTTCCATCCATGCGCGGCGGCCTTCTAGGCCGAGCACGCGCAGCGCGAGGCCGAGGCCGCCGGTGAAGCCTGAGGTGATGACGATCTGCGCAGGCGAGCATTCAAGCCCGCGCGCGATCGCGAGGTGCGCCGCGATCTCCCGCCGCAGTTCGAGCTCGCCGCGCGGATCGATGGTGCGGGTTACCGCGCTCAATTCCGCCCGAACGGCGCGGGCGCGGATTCGGGCCAGCAGCTTTGCGGGGAGAGCGTCCTGCGCAGGGACGCCCATCCGGAAGTGTCCTTGGCCGCTGAGGTCATGAAACATCTCCACGACCGAGCCGGGAGCGATCGGCGCATCGGGTTTTGCAGTCTTCCTCGGCCGCCTGGCGACGGTGGTGCCGTTCGCCTTCGACGACACGATGTGCTGGGCATCAGCCAGTTTGTCGTAGGCTGCCCGCACGGTGCCGCGCGCGACGCCGAGCTGCGCGGCGAGGTCGAGCCATGACGGCAGCCGGGCGCCCGGCACCAGCACGCCATTGTCGATCGCCGCCGCAATCGCCTTGCGGATCTGCTCGGAGAGCGGCGTCCTGGCCGAGCGGTCGAGCGCGATGGGGAGCGGGGTGGGCATGGCCCGTGGTACACCAATTCAATTCATTCTTGGTGCTTCTTTTCAGGCTCGCGCGCCCGCATTGATCCGACAGCAATGGAGGCACGAGATGAAGACCTTTTGGATGACGCTGCTGGCCTGCGCCGCGCTTGCGACGCCGGCAAAAGCGCAATCGGTGACGCCGAAGTTCGAGCACGCCATCACCAACATTCCCGGCAAGTCGCTGATCGCGGTCGAGGTCAACTTCCCGCCGGGCGAGCCGTCGGCGCCGCACCATCACGCCAAGTCGGCGTTTCTCTATGTCCACGTGCTCCAGGGCGCGATCGAGAGCCAGCTGGAGGGCGAGGCCGCGCATACCTACCGGGCCGGGGACAGCTTCTTCGAGCCGCCGGGCGCGCATCACGTGCTGGGGCGAAATGCCAGCGCAACCGAGCCGGCGAAGCTGCTTGCGGTGTTCGTCGTTGACAGCAACGACAAGGCTCTGACCGTCTTCGACAAGGAAGGACACAAGCCGTGAGCATGCGGATCGATTACAATAAGGTCGCGCCCGCCGGCATCAAGGCGCTCGGTGGCGTCTATGGCTACCTCACACAATGCGGCCTCCCGGCGACGCTGATCGAACTCGTCTATCTGCGCATCTCGCAGATCAACGGCTGTGCCTATTGCCTCGACATGCATACGCGCAGCTTGCGGAAAACGGGCGTTGCGATCGAGAAGCTGGCGCTGCTCCAGGTCTGGCGCGAGGCGGAGGTTCTGTTCGACGCCGAGGAACGCGCGGCGCTGGCCTGGGCCGAAACCGTCACCCGTGTGGCGGAGACAGCGATCGCGGACGAAGATTATCGGGCTGCTCGGGCCACCTTCAGCGAGAAGCAGCTGGTCGACCTGACCATCGCGATCGGCTTGATGAACACCTACAACCGGATGG of the Bradyrhizobium quebecense genome contains:
- a CDS encoding PLP-dependent aminotransferase family protein, with product MPTPLPIALDRSARTPLSEQIRKAIAAAIDNGVLVPGARLPSWLDLAAQLGVARGTVRAAYDKLADAQHIVSSKANGTTVARRPRKTAKPDAPIAPGSVVEMFHDLSGQGHFRMGVPAQDALPAKLLARIRARAVRAELSAVTRTIDPRGELELRREIAAHLAIARGLECSPAQIVITSGFTGGLGLALRVLGLEGRRAWMEDPGFPLTRKGLELARLELVPIPVVGDGIDVEYGLKHAPDAALAVVTPGQQAPLGPPLSAQRRAQLLDWAAQTGAWIIEDDYLGELQLDGRAAPALASLDRAGRVIHLGSFSKTISPTLRLGFLVAPEQLATQFADVATCLAPAPGPAVQLSTAEFMRDGHYIRHLRRTKRAYSERRGALTAALRPWSNDARVAGLAVMLTLPDKADDVAIARQVLARGLAPAPLSPWYLSPKRAQPGLLLGIATVPDRGVQAACKRLFEAIRAQGRTRRVRKSAAR
- a CDS encoding cupin domain-containing protein, with protein sequence MKTFWMTLLACAALATPAKAQSVTPKFEHAITNIPGKSLIAVEVNFPPGEPSAPHHHAKSAFLYVHVLQGAIESQLEGEAAHTYRAGDSFFEPPGAHHVLGRNASATEPAKLLAVFVVDSNDKALTVFDKEGHKP
- a CDS encoding carboxymuconolactone decarboxylase family protein, with the translated sequence MSMRIDYNKVAPAGIKALGGVYGYLTQCGLPATLIELVYLRISQINGCAYCLDMHTRSLRKTGVAIEKLALLQVWREAEVLFDAEERAALAWAETVTRVAETAIADEDYRAARATFSEKQLVDLTIAIGLMNTYNRMAIGFRNPPQAVREHSAAA